The following are from one region of the Gryllotalpicola protaetiae genome:
- a CDS encoding IclR family transcriptional regulator — translation MTTNAEQTSNVHELPSEASGVQSVVRAFRLLELLAEAHGGLTLNDLGAMVGLPVTTCHRLLKTMASLGYVRQLPSRKYGLGLRLMRLGQYADLQIGPTAHKYLATIVERFGETANLAMLDGDQVVYVAQVPSPHSMRMFTEVGHRTYTHSTGVGKAILSVVDDAAVRRITGRAGMPRATETTITDPDELAQDLALSRERGYAIDEGEHELGVRCYAVPLLGLPIPAALSISGPSVRLTQAVGESAVPLLKEAAAGLAKELAGDD, via the coding sequence ATGACGACGAATGCGGAGCAGACTTCGAACGTGCACGAACTGCCGTCCGAGGCCTCTGGCGTCCAGTCGGTCGTGCGTGCATTCCGCCTGCTCGAGCTGCTTGCGGAGGCGCACGGCGGGCTCACACTGAACGACCTTGGGGCGATGGTGGGACTGCCGGTCACCACCTGTCACCGCTTGCTCAAGACGATGGCGTCGCTGGGTTACGTCCGTCAGCTGCCGTCACGGAAGTACGGACTCGGGCTGAGGCTGATGCGGCTGGGGCAGTACGCGGACCTGCAGATAGGGCCGACGGCCCACAAATACCTCGCGACGATCGTGGAGAGGTTCGGCGAGACCGCCAATCTCGCGATGCTCGACGGCGACCAGGTCGTCTACGTCGCGCAGGTCCCTTCGCCGCATTCGATGCGCATGTTCACCGAGGTCGGGCACCGCACGTACACGCACTCGACCGGCGTCGGAAAGGCGATCCTCTCCGTCGTGGATGACGCGGCGGTGCGTCGGATCACCGGCCGCGCCGGCATGCCGCGTGCAACCGAGACGACGATCACGGATCCTGACGAGCTCGCGCAAGATCTCGCCCTCAGCCGCGAACGCGGCTATGCGATCGATGAGGGCGAGCATGAGCTTGGGGTGCGCTGCTACGCCGTGCCTCTTCTGGGGTTGCCGATACCGGCCGCATTGTCGATTTCGGGACCGAGCGTTCGACTGACGCAGGCCGTCGGCGAGAGCGCTGTGCCTCTTCTCAAGGAGGCAGCGGCGGGTCTGGCAAAAGAGCTTGCGGGCGACGACTGA